The window AACAAAGACTATGATGGGCAATTCTGAGACTTGCTTTGTCAAGGCAAACAGACTCTAAATATTACCCACATCCTCACTTTCCTGACAATGGCAAAAGGAGGCCATGTTATTCACCAAGATAGTCCAAAAGGCAGTCTCTATACCACAAACTGAAGTTCTTccccactgaaacctcttggatAGCTCTGCCtgattcaaatcactctcaggaACCAGGTCTTCATATTCCTACTGAGATAGTCCTCTAAGCCGAACTTAAAGCGTTCCACTGCTTTCCAAGTCCAAAGACCCTCAATCCACAGTCTCCACGGAACTATGATGGTGGGCTTTGATTATATGCCttccacctttcctttctttctttgtttctttccttcttccttcctttctttctttgattgttttcattttttaaatgaattgccttgaactcaagtcttccCGCTTGAGTAGTGAGTACTTTAGAGAGTGAGTGACCTCCTCTTCAGCCTCTGTCAGCTCACTTCAACTTCTGAAAACCTTTCAGTATCCAGGGTTTAAAATCGAGATGGGGAGAAGTTAGgtcttttgagtttttgtttgtttatgggtcTGCTCTTTGTAAATTCCTGTGGTGGGTGGCTCAAAAAAGCTAGGTAACTGGTTAAATTCGACAGCTGGATGAGATAGGGAAACTCACGAAAATCCAGCAAAAGTGAAGCAAACCCACACCCCACATAACTAAAGGAAAGCGTTGCCCGTGGTAAGTGATTGAGAAGGGAATGTTATTGGGTCTGAGAGGACAGTCGAGTGCACtcattcccaacactcacaaggtgGCTCAGAAACATCTGCTCTTCTAGGACCCAGCGGGTCCAaagccctcttctagcctcctagAGCAGCAGGTCTGCATATGGTTACAGAATACGTGGAGATAAAACACTGATAGAAACATAcctatattatacatatacacacacacatatatatatttgtacatctCTATTACTTTTTGTTGCATGTAGCATAAGcttgtgtctgtttctgtttacgcgtgtttgtgtgtgtgtgtctgtgtttgtaaagCTACCACACATGTGCATAAAGTCTGAGATTGTTTGTTGATTTTGGCTCTCTGTCTGACCCTGCTGTCCTCTGGTAGTCAAGTCTGGCAGCAAGAGACTTTACCCACTGTCACACCCATCAGTTTTACAGATCTACTTTTCTAACTGCGGCCTAGTAAAATTGTTGTTCTCTAGAGAACCACTGGACAGTGAGGGCTCATCGTGTTGCCCCCACCCCAAATGCTATGCCTCTGTGGAAAGGGAGAGTTGTGGGTCAGAACACAGATCCATTCCTTTTGTCCCATCCTCCAGCCCAGGTTTTGGTGTCAGCCTTTCTGTTTTTCCCAGGAGAATCATTTTAACCTTATCCTCAGTAGGCTCTTTTGTCTCTCATTAGCATAGCAAGCCAGTGGGCTGTAAGAATtgcccttttgtttctttctttgttgtgctgATTTGATTCTGCCTTGGGGCAGGGCTAGGTAGTCTCgcgaggtgtggccttgttggaggaggggcGTCACTGTGGAGGCGGGTCTTTGGGGAAAGGTATATCTACCCAAGCTCTGTCCAGTCCCAGACACAGtactctctccttcctgccttggAGTTCATTTGGAGGCAGAGGCGCGCGGGATAGCTGATCTAGGCCTACTGGGTCTCTACAAAGAGTCCCAGGGCAGCCGGGACAACCGAGAAAAACTCTTATCTCGTGAGAAAGGATCGTCCTTCTTACTTGTCTTGGACCTCCTTCAGAGGAGATGGTGCCGGTGCCCACCAGGTaggttgttgtttttctttcttccttcctttctttctttccttctttctttctcttttttaatataaaacaacATTCCTCGGAATGAtaggatgaaattttctttaaGCTATACAGCCAAATTCGTGTGCAGAAATTTCGATCAAAAtttctttgtaaaataaataggtttaaaatgaaaagagtatttaaaattGCATTCGTTCCCAGGTCAAGGCCTTCGGGTGGTCGCTGCTGGAAAACGCTGAGGGCGCTCCGTGACTCCAGCAGAGGAAGCCTGCACCTACAGGCCAAGGGGCTGAGGAGCTCCCGAGAAGGAGGCAGGTCTCTTGCCAAACTTTCTTCTGACTTGGGCTGGGTGGTAGATGACATCCCACCGGACAGCTCAGGCCACTCTGCAGACGAGGCTCCTCCCTGGGATAATTCACCCTCCTCTGGATCTGCTTCAGGCCTGCAGGGACCCTCGCTCCTCGAGTCTCCCCGCACGAGTACCCCGCAAAGCCCCTCACCCTCAAGAGCAAGTGGAACCCAGAGCACGCGTGAGTCCCTGTTCACAGACCCTATGGCGCTTCAGTGCTCTCGGGCCATCGGAGTGGAGGCCTGCCTCCGAATGTACCAATTGGCCAGCAGAAGGAGAGCAGCAGAGGGCCTGAGGTGGTGGCAGGAGGAGCAAGAGAAGAAGGTGCGAGCCCTCTCAGAGATGGTATGCCAACAGCTGGAGAGGTTTGACCAGCTGAGGGAGCAGAAGCTGCAGAAGGACTTCCGGGACTTCCAGGACAGGATGGAGAAGGGTCGCAGAGAAGCCCTGGGCCGTCAGAGAAAGCTGAGAGCTGAGCAGGGCCTCAGAGCCAAGCTTCTCGCCCTAAAGCTTGGAGAGGTAGAGCAGCAGCAGcgccagaagcaggcagagcaggAGCCGATAAGCCTGGAGGAAGGCCAGGTCCCTGTGCTTGGCCTGTGCACCCTGCAAGAGGAGGTCCTGCGGCTCAACCGGCAGCTGGAGGCCTCGGTTCAGCAGCACAGAGACCTCCTGAACGTGGACCTGTCTGCCTTCCAGAGCCGGGGCACGCAGCTGTGCGCCTTCATCTCCGGACTCCTTCCCACCACCTTGGACACTGGCTATCCCACAGCAGAGAACCAAGCTGAGGCTGAGGGAGCCCTGCAGGAAATGAGGGACCTCCTCTTCCATTTAGAGCAGGAGATCTCCAGAGCCACcgaaatgaaggaggaggaggaggcccgCATCAAGCAACAGGAGTCACAGGGCCCCAATCACCTGAGGGGTCCTGCCTGGACCTCTGCCCCCCAGCCCAAGCCCAGCAGGGACTCAGGCGAAAAAGACCCGCACCTGCAGGTCCAGGACAGGAAGACCACACAGTGGTACCAGCGACTTCAGGATGCTTCTGCCAAATGCGAGTTGGCCTTTGAGGACCTGAGCAGCAGCAAGGACAGTCAGGACAGAAGGATCAAGATGGACTTGCAGAAGGCAGCCACCATCCCAGTGAGTCAGATCTCCAGCAGCGCAGGTTCAAAGCTCAAGGAGGTCTTCGACAAACTCCACAGCCTGCTCTCTGGACAGCCTGTGCAATCTGGTGGGCGTCCCGTGTCTGTCAGTCTTCACCCTCAGGGG is drawn from Rattus norvegicus strain BN/NHsdMcwi chromosome 6, GRCr8, whole genome shotgun sequence and contains these coding sequences:
- the Gle1l1 gene encoding mRNA export factor GLE1-like — protein: MVPVPTRSRPSGGRCWKTLRALRDSSRGSLHLQAKGLRSSREGGRSLAKLSSDLGWVVDDIPPDSSGHSADEAPPWDNSPSSGSASGLQGPSLLESPRTSTPQSPSPSRASGTQSTRESLFTDPMALQCSRAIGVEACLRMYQLASRRRAAEGLRWWQEEQEKKVRALSEMVCQQLERFDQLREQKLQKDFRDFQDRMEKGRREALGRQRKLRAEQGLRAKLLALKLGEVEQQQRQKQAEQEPISLEEGQVPVLGLCTLQEEVLRLNRQLEASVQQHRDLLNVDLSAFQSRGTQLCAFISGLLPTTLDTGYPTAENQAEAEGALQEMRDLLFHLEQEISRATEMKEEEEARIKQQESQGPNHLRGPAWTSAPQPKPSRDSGEKDPHLQVQDRKTTQWYQRLQDASAKCELAFEDLSSSKDSQDRRIKMDLQKAATIPVSQISSSAGSKLKEVFDKLHSLLSGQPVQSGGRPVSVSLHPQGLDFVQYKVAEKLVKQGESEVASHPEAAFPIAAVASGIWMLHPRVGDLILAQLHRQCPYSVPFHPAFKEGMALEDYGRMLGYPVTHSKVEEQDHFLKRMSGMIRFYAAIIQLQWPYGDRQEAHPHGLQHGWRWLAQVLNLEPLPHVTATLLFDFLEVCGNALVKQYQVQFWKLVLVIREDYLPRIEAITSSGQMGSLVRLQQFLDKCLQRREIPVPRGFLTASFWNS